A region from the Natronoarchaeum mannanilyticum genome encodes:
- a CDS encoding universal stress protein, producing the protein MKVLLGIGGSDESQRALDETVARAAETDDELTIAIFEKPGVDRDPDEIEATARERLDEAGVDATIRHIEGDPGSRLVQIAEADGYDQLVIGGGEVSPMGKIQLGSVTEFVLLNAQVTVKLVR; encoded by the coding sequence ATGAAGGTACTGCTCGGGATCGGGGGGAGCGACGAGTCCCAGCGCGCGCTCGACGAGACGGTCGCGCGGGCCGCGGAGACGGACGACGAGCTGACGATCGCCATCTTCGAGAAGCCCGGCGTCGATCGCGATCCCGACGAGATCGAGGCGACGGCCAGAGAGCGCCTCGACGAGGCGGGCGTCGACGCGACGATCCGGCACATCGAGGGCGACCCCGGGAGCCGGCTCGTCCAGATCGCGGAGGCCGACGGCTACGACCAGCTCGTGATCGGCGGCGGCGAAGTGAGCCCGATGGGGAAGATCCAGCTCGGCTCGGTCACCGAGTTCGTCCTCCTGAACGCCCAGGTCACGGTGAAGCTGGTACGATGA
- a CDS encoding Hvo_1808 family surface protein: protein MRQFLAVGAALLFVLSGVAAPAAAAPASSVQPSGGVVHTVAPAQQADAAAPSTSLQQSAPIGDCAVSPPEDRADPDEDVLGWSEGYWYNESIAVNDSDGLNESELDALVARTQARVEAVRCLEFEEDVDVEIRTRSEFQNSSAFGNITESQRQFENVTYEALMLVGADEDAVEVQQENLGAGVGGYYDPVTDRLVVVTDDPEAVQFSEPVLAHELVHAVQDQQFNLTRFDARTLDDSNAENGLIEGDARYVETIYRNACEGNWSGTCRTVESGEGPSAGDLANLPLYLLSFQPYSDGPAFVEHLREGGNWSAVDRAYDRAPNTSQEVMYPDRYPNETTQNISAPNRTADRWEQLSVEGRPNYGIAGEPAVFMMFAAPTFKYEEPEFVRANEFLSGGQNSLDPYDYSAPPSDGWNGDRLTPYRNDDNETGYVWQLAWESPAEAEEFAGAYGELLRYYDADPVDGRADTYELSGEFEGAYSVQLNGSTVRIVHAPTVEELQQLDPDAAPEGESNLTDSDAHTDEQDPIPGFGAAASAAALIGAALLAVRRAVRN from the coding sequence ATGCGCCAGTTCCTCGCCGTCGGCGCGGCGCTGCTGTTCGTGCTGTCGGGCGTCGCGGCCCCCGCCGCGGCGGCGCCGGCATCGAGCGTCCAGCCTTCGGGTGGGGTTGTGCACACGGTCGCCCCCGCACAGCAGGCCGACGCCGCGGCGCCGTCGACATCCCTCCAGCAGTCTGCCCCGATCGGCGACTGCGCCGTCTCGCCGCCCGAGGACCGCGCCGATCCCGACGAGGACGTCCTCGGCTGGTCGGAAGGGTACTGGTACAACGAGTCGATCGCCGTCAACGACTCCGACGGACTCAACGAGAGCGAACTCGACGCCCTCGTCGCGCGCACGCAAGCCCGCGTCGAGGCGGTCCGCTGTCTGGAGTTCGAGGAAGACGTCGATGTCGAGATCAGAACCCGGTCGGAGTTCCAGAACTCCTCGGCGTTCGGCAACATCACCGAGAGCCAGCGCCAGTTCGAGAACGTCACCTACGAGGCGCTGATGCTCGTCGGCGCCGACGAGGACGCGGTCGAAGTCCAGCAGGAGAACCTCGGCGCGGGTGTCGGCGGCTACTACGATCCCGTGACCGATCGCCTCGTCGTCGTCACCGACGACCCCGAGGCCGTCCAGTTCTCCGAGCCCGTCCTCGCCCACGAGCTGGTCCACGCCGTTCAGGACCAGCAGTTCAACCTCACGCGCTTCGACGCGCGGACGCTCGACGATTCCAACGCCGAGAACGGGCTGATCGAGGGCGACGCCCGCTACGTCGAGACGATCTACCGTAACGCCTGCGAGGGTAACTGGTCGGGCACCTGCCGCACCGTCGAGAGCGGGGAGGGGCCCTCCGCCGGCGACCTCGCGAACCTCCCGCTGTACCTGCTTTCCTTCCAGCCCTACAGCGACGGACCGGCGTTCGTCGAGCACCTCCGCGAGGGCGGCAACTGGAGCGCCGTCGATCGGGCCTACGATCGAGCGCCCAACACGAGCCAGGAGGTGATGTACCCCGATCGGTACCCGAACGAGACCACGCAAAACATCTCCGCGCCCAACCGAACAGCCGACCGGTGGGAGCAACTGTCAGTCGAAGGTCGCCCGAACTACGGCATCGCCGGCGAGCCCGCCGTGTTCATGATGTTCGCGGCGCCGACGTTCAAGTACGAGGAGCCAGAGTTCGTCCGGGCCAACGAGTTCCTCTCGGGCGGCCAGAACTCCCTGGACCCCTACGACTACTCGGCGCCGCCCTCCGACGGCTGGAACGGCGACCGGCTCACGCCCTACCGGAACGACGACAACGAGACGGGCTACGTCTGGCAGCTCGCCTGGGAGTCGCCCGCCGAGGCCGAGGAGTTCGCGGGCGCCTACGGCGAACTGTTGCGGTACTACGACGCAGATCCGGTCGACGGTCGGGCGGACACGTACGAGCTGTCCGGTGAGTTCGAGGGCGCCTACTCCGTCCAGCTGAACGGCTCGACCGTCCGGATCGTCCACGCGCCGACCGTCGAGGAACTCCAGCAGCTCGACCCCGACGCGGCGCCCGAGGGCGAGTCCAACCTCACCGACTCCGACGCCCACACCGACGAGCAGGACCCCATCCCCGGCTTCGGCGCCGCGGCGTCCGCGGCGGCGCTGATCGGCGCGGCGCTGCTCGCAGTGCGGCGCGCCGTTCGGAACTGA
- a CDS encoding PRC-barrel domain-containing protein, with protein MPDILAENLSGKAVMGSDGTELGMLYNITMDLKSGELDEVLIEPDEETTRNVSLDTDEAGRYRVPVQAVQAVKDYIVVSR; from the coding sequence ATGCCCGACATACTCGCCGAGAACCTCTCGGGGAAGGCCGTCATGGGGAGCGACGGAACCGAACTCGGAATGCTGTACAACATCACGATGGATCTCAAGAGCGGCGAGCTCGACGAGGTCCTGATCGAACCGGACGAGGAGACGACGCGCAACGTGAGCCTCGACACCGACGAAGCGGGCCGATACAGGGTGCCCGTCCAGGCCGTGCAGGCGGTCAAGGATTACATCGTCGTCAGCCGCTAA
- a CDS encoding AAC(3) family N-acetyltransferase, with the protein MVAHLPETLWRSATHYVRKQRDEPTGPASPELFESILAEYDEDAVFVHAGLSDVSAAFDGNPYEFLLDRLDAEFESILTPGYTQSFRETGHFHRQETEPAVGAFASLFFDDADYRTCDPLHSILVRGDYRFEGRTHRDTFAPDGCFGKLADDGVRILNVGTPWLVSTQLHYVERVLDVPYAETVEVEGTVEYEDGEREDVIQRNYSKNKYVYYWNRVGVQRDLMEEGVLDLFDLNGLTVISVRADELLDALEPKIEDDPYYLVR; encoded by the coding sequence ATGGTCGCCCACCTGCCGGAGACGCTCTGGCGCAGCGCGACGCACTACGTCCGCAAGCAGCGCGACGAGCCGACCGGCCCCGCCTCCCCCGAGCTGTTCGAGTCGATCCTCGCAGAGTACGACGAGGACGCCGTCTTCGTCCACGCCGGTCTGAGCGACGTGAGCGCGGCGTTCGACGGCAACCCCTACGAGTTCCTGCTCGATCGGCTCGACGCCGAGTTCGAGTCGATCCTGACGCCGGGCTACACCCAGTCGTTCCGCGAGACGGGCCACTTCCACCGTCAGGAGACCGAGCCGGCCGTCGGCGCCTTTGCGAGCCTGTTCTTCGACGACGCCGACTACCGGACGTGCGATCCGCTGCACTCGATTCTCGTGCGGGGGGACTACCGCTTCGAGGGCCGGACCCACCGCGACACGTTCGCGCCCGACGGCTGCTTCGGCAAGCTCGCCGACGACGGCGTCCGTATCCTCAACGTCGGGACGCCGTGGCTCGTCTCGACCCAGCTCCACTACGTCGAGCGCGTGCTGGACGTCCCCTACGCCGAAACCGTCGAGGTCGAGGGGACCGTGGAGTACGAAGACGGGGAGCGCGAGGACGTGATCCAGCGCAACTACAGCAAGAACAAGTACGTCTACTACTGGAACCGCGTCGGCGTCCAGCGCGATCTGATGGAGGAGGGCGTGCTCGACCTGTTCGATCTCAACGGCCTCACGGTCATCTCGGTCCGGGCCGACGAGCTGCTCGACGCGCTGGAGCCCAAGATCGAGGACGATCCGTACTACCTGGTGCGCTGA
- a CDS encoding PQQ-binding-like beta-propeller repeat protein, with the protein MPSRRRYLAAVGAAGVPLAGCSYIHGSPSADEPPEAGVDDPPEPRSDLHGADGEWSSFGCNASNARAVGDGRAPVDGVAERWRVEVAGSAYREPVAADGRVYHCFTDLSAYDADDGSELWRHPDVETTPVVRDGVVYAGAEGRLLALDAETGDTAWELTLSENESVGVPALFPGEGLYVPVGEAVYKIDPETNGVEWSRDAFGRVLGPPAYVSQMGCAFATEAGYVYLLGHDGTGFGRWSLPAVPEAPLTADVDALYVNCLDGATYGIDMERSPRLDIDWHAETGWASAGIAVHQFVYTTGTNGLRAIDPDSGDSLWEYDTGDWRWTAPALGRDTLFVGGGRLYALDPTPGSGTPDQPAVRFEKSFHGRVGPGPVLDDGTVYVIAQTGERTYHLLALE; encoded by the coding sequence ATGCCCTCCAGACGACGATATCTCGCCGCGGTCGGTGCGGCCGGCGTCCCGCTCGCGGGCTGTAGCTACATCCACGGGTCGCCCTCGGCCGACGAGCCGCCCGAAGCCGGGGTCGACGATCCGCCGGAACCGAGAAGCGACCTCCACGGCGCCGACGGCGAGTGGTCGAGTTTTGGCTGCAACGCCAGCAACGCCCGCGCGGTCGGCGACGGTCGCGCGCCGGTCGACGGCGTCGCCGAGCGGTGGCGCGTCGAGGTCGCCGGAAGCGCGTACCGGGAGCCGGTGGCCGCGGACGGTCGGGTCTATCACTGCTTCACCGATCTCAGCGCGTACGACGCCGACGACGGGTCAGAACTGTGGCGTCACCCCGACGTCGAGACGACGCCGGTCGTCCGGGACGGCGTCGTGTACGCCGGCGCCGAGGGACGCCTGCTCGCGCTCGACGCCGAAACGGGCGATACTGCGTGGGAACTGACGCTCTCCGAGAACGAGTCCGTCGGCGTCCCGGCACTGTTTCCCGGAGAGGGCCTCTACGTGCCCGTCGGCGAAGCGGTGTACAAGATCGATCCGGAAACGAACGGCGTCGAGTGGTCGCGCGACGCGTTCGGGCGGGTCCTCGGCCCGCCGGCGTACGTCAGCCAGATGGGGTGCGCGTTCGCCACGGAAGCGGGCTACGTCTACCTGCTCGGACACGACGGAACGGGCTTCGGGCGGTGGAGCCTTCCTGCCGTCCCCGAAGCGCCGCTCACCGCCGACGTTGACGCGCTGTACGTCAACTGCCTCGACGGAGCGACGTACGGTATCGATATGGAGCGATCGCCCCGACTGGATATCGACTGGCACGCCGAAACGGGTTGGGCGAGCGCCGGGATCGCGGTCCACCAGTTCGTCTACACCACCGGGACGAACGGTCTCCGGGCGATCGATCCGGACTCCGGCGACTCGCTCTGGGAGTACGACACCGGCGACTGGCGCTGGACCGCGCCGGCGCTGGGACGGGACACGCTGTTCGTCGGCGGCGGCCGCCTGTACGCGCTCGACCCGACGCCGGGATCGGGGACGCCCGACCAACCGGCGGTGCGCTTCGAGAAATCCTTCCACGGCCGCGTCGGGCCGGGACCGGTGCTGGACGACGGAACCGTCTACGTGATCGCCCAGACGGGCGAGCGAACTTACCACCTGCTCGCGCTGGAGTGA
- a CDS encoding isochorismatase family cysteine hydrolase, with product MELDPDAAAIVVVDMQNGFAHPDGSLYAPGSEAAIEPIAELVDRARDAGARVVYTRDVHPPEQFEGNHYYDEFERWGEHVVEGSWETEIVDGLDVREEDLVVEKHTYDAFHETQLDGWLSARGVDDLVLCGTLANVCVLHTGGSAGLRDYRPLLVEDAIGAIEDDHKEYALEHADWLFGEIVDREDVEFV from the coding sequence ATGGAACTCGATCCCGACGCCGCCGCGATCGTCGTGGTGGACATGCAAAACGGGTTCGCCCACCCCGACGGCAGCCTCTACGCCCCGGGGAGCGAGGCCGCGATCGAACCGATCGCCGAACTGGTCGACCGGGCGCGCGACGCCGGCGCGCGTGTCGTCTACACCCGCGACGTCCACCCGCCCGAGCAGTTCGAGGGGAACCACTACTACGACGAGTTCGAGCGCTGGGGCGAGCACGTCGTCGAGGGAAGCTGGGAGACCGAGATCGTCGATGGGCTGGATGTCCGCGAGGAGGATCTGGTCGTCGAGAAACACACCTACGACGCGTTCCACGAGACCCAGCTCGACGGCTGGCTGAGCGCCCGCGGCGTCGACGATCTGGTGCTCTGTGGCACGCTGGCGAACGTCTGCGTGCTGCACACCGGCGGGAGCGCCGGGCTGCGGGACTACCGCCCGCTGCTCGTCGAGGACGCCATCGGCGCGATCGAGGACGACCACAAGGAGTACGCGCTGGAGCACGCCGACTGGCTATTCGGTGAGATCGTCGACCGCGAGGACGTCGAGTTCGTCTGA
- a CDS encoding beta-propeller domain-containing protein gives MPETNKLAAAGLVVLFAGALAVAGFALGPPGADDGTDEPADWRTEGATVETFDSEAQFRDYLSSSQARGGAAFVGGGVTTGGADVAREDVAETDDAASADGAAGGASGESASASGGADRHADTNVQVEGIDEPDVLKTDGRSVFYAGQQYSRYVDTRVLDAEEPADPELVAGVPETGQLLLANDTLVVLQDDELHGFDVSDRENPEREWTKPIDGRLETARLKGGELYLVVAEHTDREDPCPIRPVGGGDDTAGGNADSAAATVECSDVNYSPEATGADTTYSVVRLDPADGEVEDAASFVGSAGHTVTYVSANAVYLTYPDSASRAEMQLEFLLGPGSDVLDEQAVADLEQLQEYDLSERARRAEIEAILSEWRARLDEDERGDAREELESAFESYSEDNLREFQSTGIVRVDTTGSLGVSATGKVPGRPLDQFSLSEHEGHLRIATTVAAPAAESENDLYVLDDELDVTGEVQGMGVDQRIYSVRYVGDEAYLVTYRQIDPFYTVDLSEPENPEIMGELKLPGFSTYLHPLSEDRVLGIGQEDGDVKAVTFDISDRSNPQVEDEAILDARWSAISESHHAFLLDERHGVFFLPTDRGGYVYDYEDGLARETVVETDGPAVRATYIDDYLYVFGQQELVVVDETTWEEERRVDL, from the coding sequence ATGCCAGAGACGAACAAGCTCGCCGCGGCGGGACTCGTCGTCCTGTTCGCCGGCGCGCTGGCGGTCGCCGGCTTCGCGCTGGGACCGCCGGGCGCCGACGACGGGACCGACGAGCCGGCCGACTGGCGAACCGAGGGCGCGACCGTCGAGACGTTCGACTCCGAGGCGCAGTTCCGCGACTACCTGAGCAGTTCGCAGGCGCGGGGCGGCGCCGCGTTCGTCGGCGGCGGCGTGACGACCGGCGGCGCAGACGTTGCGCGGGAGGACGTCGCCGAGACGGACGACGCCGCGAGCGCGGACGGCGCCGCGGGTGGGGCGAGCGGCGAGAGCGCATCGGCGTCCGGCGGCGCCGACCGTCACGCCGACACTAACGTTCAGGTCGAGGGGATCGACGAGCCGGACGTGCTCAAGACCGACGGACGATCGGTGTTCTACGCCGGCCAGCAGTACAGCCGCTACGTCGATACGCGCGTGCTCGACGCCGAGGAGCCCGCCGACCCCGAGCTGGTGGCGGGCGTCCCCGAGACCGGCCAGTTGCTGCTCGCGAACGACACGCTCGTCGTGCTGCAGGACGACGAGCTCCACGGGTTCGATGTCTCCGACCGCGAGAACCCCGAACGGGAGTGGACGAAGCCGATCGACGGGCGACTGGAAACGGCTCGGCTGAAGGGCGGCGAACTCTACCTCGTCGTCGCCGAGCACACCGACCGCGAGGATCCCTGTCCGATTCGGCCGGTCGGCGGCGGAGACGACACCGCCGGCGGGAACGCTGACTCGGCCGCCGCTACCGTCGAGTGCTCGGACGTCAACTACTCGCCCGAGGCAACCGGCGCGGACACGACCTACAGCGTCGTCCGACTCGATCCGGCCGACGGCGAGGTCGAGGACGCCGCGAGCTTCGTCGGCTCGGCGGGTCACACCGTCACCTACGTCTCCGCGAACGCGGTGTATCTCACCTACCCCGACTCGGCGTCGCGCGCGGAGATGCAACTGGAGTTCCTGCTCGGCCCCGGCAGCGACGTCCTCGACGAGCAGGCCGTCGCGGATCTCGAACAGCTTCAGGAGTACGACCTCTCCGAGCGCGCCCGACGCGCCGAGATCGAGGCGATCCTGAGCGAGTGGCGCGCCCGCCTCGACGAGGACGAGCGCGGGGACGCCCGGGAGGAACTCGAGAGCGCCTTCGAGAGCTACAGCGAGGACAATCTCCGCGAGTTCCAGTCGACCGGGATCGTCCGCGTCGACACGACCGGCTCGCTCGGGGTGAGCGCCACCGGCAAGGTTCCCGGGCGCCCGCTCGACCAGTTCTCGCTCTCCGAGCACGAGGGGCACCTCAGGATCGCGACGACCGTCGCGGCGCCGGCCGCCGAATCGGAGAACGACCTGTACGTGCTCGACGACGAGTTGGACGTTACCGGCGAGGTCCAGGGGATGGGCGTCGACCAGCGCATCTACTCGGTGCGCTACGTCGGCGACGAAGCCTATCTGGTGACCTACCGGCAGATCGATCCGTTCTACACTGTCGATCTCTCGGAGCCCGAGAATCCCGAGATCATGGGCGAACTGAAGCTGCCGGGCTTCTCGACGTACCTCCACCCGCTCTCGGAGGACCGCGTGCTCGGCATCGGGCAGGAGGACGGCGACGTCAAGGCCGTGACGTTCGACATCTCCGATCGGTCGAACCCGCAAGTCGAGGACGAGGCGATCCTCGACGCGCGCTGGTCGGCGATCTCCGAATCTCACCACGCCTTCCTGCTCGACGAGCGCCACGGCGTGTTCTTCCTGCCGACCGATCGGGGCGGCTACGTCTACGACTACGAGGACGGCCTGGCGCGCGAGACGGTCGTCGAGACCGACGGCCCGGCCGTTCGGGCGACCTACATCGACGACTACCTCTACGTGTTCGGCCAGCAGGAACTCGTCGTGGTCGACGAGACGACCTGGGAGGAAGAGCGAAGAGTCGACCTGTAG
- a CDS encoding NOB1 family endonuclease has product MYVLDSSAFINEYHTTEDTASIPLVREELEDESAYRYDAMEGSGMHVHIPGEETVETVERAARESGDFEELSSTDVRLIAATFELDGTLVTDDYAMQNVADKLNVAVEVIAREGIDEQRDWRFQCQGCGREFDESKDRCPICGSSLSRKNPSNA; this is encoded by the coding sequence ATGTACGTTCTCGACTCTTCCGCGTTCATCAACGAGTATCACACGACGGAGGACACCGCCTCGATCCCGCTGGTTCGGGAGGAGCTCGAAGACGAGAGCGCCTACCGGTACGACGCGATGGAGGGCTCGGGGATGCACGTCCACATCCCCGGCGAGGAGACCGTCGAGACGGTCGAGCGCGCCGCCCGCGAGAGCGGCGACTTCGAGGAGCTGTCGAGCACTGACGTCAGGCTGATCGCCGCGACGTTCGAGCTCGACGGCACGCTGGTCACCGACGACTACGCGATGCAGAACGTCGCCGACAAGCTCAACGTCGCGGTCGAGGTGATCGCCCGCGAGGGGATCGACGAGCAACGCGACTGGCGGTTCCAGTGCCAGGGCTGCGGCCGCGAGTTCGACGAGAGCAAGGATCGCTGTCCGATCTGCGGCAGCTCGCTGTCCCGGAAGAACCCCTCGAACGCCTAA
- a CDS encoding ribbon-helix-helix protein, CopG family, with product MPRRYSVVCDDDLGDRVEALAREYDLTEQEVIRQLLREALEED from the coding sequence ATGCCCCGCCGGTACTCCGTCGTCTGCGACGACGACCTCGGCGACCGGGTCGAGGCGCTCGCCCGGGAGTACGACCTGACCGAGCAAGAGGTCATCCGCCAGCTGCTGCGCGAGGCGCTGGAGGAGGATTAG
- a CDS encoding lipoate--protein ligase family protein, translating into MRVLRGRAATPEADAEATAELLARTGETGEPGLRVWRPHRQVAFGRRDANAEGYEGARRAAGERGFEPVERSVGGRAVAYTGTTLAVAHARPIDDIRQGLDERYDEAVDQLRAALGRLGVDAEPGEPPNSFCPGTHSLQAEDRKIAGVAQRVKQEAALVASVVMVDERSEIADVLAPVYGALGVPFDPETVGSVADAGGPDDPETVARAIEDAVIGSREATIERIS; encoded by the coding sequence ATGCGCGTGCTCCGCGGGCGGGCCGCGACGCCCGAGGCCGACGCCGAAGCGACCGCCGAGCTGCTGGCGCGGACGGGAGAAACCGGCGAGCCCGGGCTTCGCGTCTGGCGGCCCCACCGGCAGGTCGCGTTCGGGCGTCGGGACGCAAACGCCGAGGGGTACGAGGGAGCGCGGCGCGCCGCCGGCGAGCGCGGGTTCGAGCCGGTCGAGCGCAGCGTCGGCGGGCGGGCGGTGGCCTACACAGGCACGACGCTCGCGGTCGCGCACGCCCGCCCGATCGACGACATTCGACAGGGGCTCGACGAGCGCTATGACGAGGCGGTCGACCAGCTCCGCGCCGCGCTGGGACGCCTCGGCGTCGACGCCGAACCGGGCGAGCCGCCGAACTCGTTCTGCCCCGGAACGCACTCGCTACAGGCCGAAGATCGGAAGATCGCCGGCGTCGCCCAGCGCGTCAAACAAGAGGCCGCGCTCGTCGCGTCCGTCGTGATGGTCGACGAGCGCAGCGAGATCGCCGACGTGCTCGCCCCCGTCTACGGCGCGCTCGGCGTCCCGTTCGATCCCGAGACGGTGGGGTCGGTCGCGGACGCGGGCGGACCGGACGATCCGGAGACGGTCGCACGAGCAATCGAGGACGCCGTCATCGGGAGCCGAGAGGCGACGATCGAGCGGATCTCGTAA
- a CDS encoding dihydroorotase: MLIANATLPDGRERDVRIADGEIDAVEPSLSGEPDVDAAGKRLFPGAIDVHVHFRQPGYSHKETWETGSRSAAAGGVTTVVDQPNTDPATVDGAGFDEKADLAAASYVDYGINGGVTESWNPDELFDRPLFALGEVFLADSTGDMGIDADLFGDAVARAAENDVTVTVHAEDADLFDQSARDADAGGEGEAANADLWSAFRAAEAEEAAVERAVEVGGDSDADVHIAHTSTPEGIDAASAGGATCEVTPHHLFLSREDLGELGTYGRMNPPLRSAERREAVYERVADGTVDVIATDHAPHTREEKEAGLWDAPSGVPGVETMLPLLLEEARQENLSYERVRDLIAANPADIFDLPSKGQIEEGRDADLVLFDPESSQKIRGEDLNSKCEWTPFEGRRGVFPELTLVRGEIVYRNGNFGTAVGRNVRR, encoded by the coding sequence ATGCTCATCGCCAACGCCACGCTGCCGGACGGCCGCGAGCGCGACGTCCGGATCGCCGACGGGGAGATCGACGCCGTCGAGCCCTCGCTGTCGGGCGAGCCGGACGTCGACGCCGCGGGCAAGCGACTCTTTCCGGGCGCGATCGACGTTCACGTCCACTTCCGCCAGCCGGGCTACTCGCACAAGGAGACCTGGGAGACCGGCTCGCGAAGCGCCGCCGCGGGCGGCGTGACGACCGTCGTCGACCAACCAAACACCGACCCGGCGACGGTCGACGGCGCCGGCTTCGACGAGAAGGCCGACCTCGCCGCGGCGTCGTACGTCGACTACGGGATCAACGGCGGCGTCACGGAGAGTTGGAATCCCGACGAGCTGTTCGACCGGCCGCTGTTCGCGCTCGGCGAGGTGTTTCTCGCGGACTCGACCGGCGACATGGGGATCGACGCCGACCTGTTCGGCGACGCCGTCGCGCGGGCTGCCGAGAACGACGTGACCGTCACCGTCCACGCCGAGGACGCCGATCTGTTCGACCAGTCCGCGCGGGATGCCGACGCCGGCGGCGAGGGCGAGGCGGCAAACGCCGACCTCTGGAGCGCGTTCCGGGCAGCCGAAGCCGAGGAAGCCGCGGTCGAGCGCGCGGTCGAGGTCGGCGGCGACAGCGACGCCGACGTGCACATCGCCCACACGAGCACGCCCGAGGGGATCGACGCCGCGAGCGCCGGCGGCGCGACCTGCGAGGTGACGCCGCACCACCTCTTTCTCTCGCGCGAGGACCTCGGCGAGCTGGGCACGTACGGCCGGATGAACCCGCCGCTGCGATCGGCCGAGCGCCGCGAGGCCGTCTACGAGCGCGTGGCCGACGGGACGGTCGACGTGATCGCGACCGATCACGCGCCCCACACCCGCGAGGAGAAGGAGGCCGGGCTCTGGGACGCGCCCAGCGGCGTCCCCGGCGTCGAGACGATGCTCCCCCTCCTGCTGGAGGAAGCCAGACAGGAGAACCTCTCCTACGAGCGCGTCCGGGACCTGATCGCCGCCAATCCCGCCGACATCTTCGACCTGCCGAGCAAGGGGCAGATCGAGGAGGGGCGCGACGCCGACCTCGTGCTGTTCGATCCCGAAAGTAGTCAGAAAATCCGGGGCGAGGATCTGAACTCGAAGTGCGAGTGGACGCCGTTCGAGGGCCGGCGCGGCGTGTTCCCGGAACTCACGCTCGTCCGGGGCGAAATCGTCTACCGAAACGGAAACTTTGGCACCGCCGTCGGGCGGAACGTCCGCCGATAA
- a CDS encoding DUF5806 family protein, whose translation MSDESPNPSADRDDLSADRSDDPDGSVTTTEPESRSEDRDDAAVSPDADGQDAEASPDADDAPAAQPSVPDADAASGGDDAPDVPPDVQKYARFKKMDGAQYDRVNEFLRERTYVTAREWAIARLCADFRTETGVEMTKIGENLPELVPFMTDTYTPQAVNQARSSFEEKVRKAGATFLYGAMCDFFTAEELDDVMYEATEVAKFLLEVEGVDLTVEEELDAEDRISAVMRDVRESSAELRHDHSECPECGHDLTADD comes from the coding sequence ATGTCCGACGAGTCGCCGAATCCCTCTGCCGACCGAGACGATCTTTCTGCGGACCGCTCCGACGATCCGGACGGATCTGTCACGACGACCGAACCCGAATCCCGTTCCGAGGACCGGGACGACGCCGCGGTGTCGCCCGACGCCGACGGACAGGACGCCGAGGCGTCGCCCGACGCCGACGACGCACCGGCTGCCCAGCCCTCCGTTCCGGACGCCGACGCGGCGTCGGGCGGCGACGACGCGCCCGACGTCCCGCCGGACGTCCAGAAGTACGCGCGGTTCAAGAAGATGGACGGCGCGCAGTACGACCGGGTCAACGAGTTCCTCCGGGAGCGCACGTACGTCACCGCCCGCGAGTGGGCGATTGCGCGCCTCTGCGCGGACTTCCGGACCGAGACGGGCGTCGAGATGACCAAGATCGGCGAGAACCTGCCCGAGCTGGTTCCTTTCATGACCGACACGTACACGCCCCAGGCGGTCAACCAGGCCCGCTCGTCGTTCGAGGAGAAGGTCCGGAAAGCCGGCGCGACCTTCCTCTACGGCGCGATGTGCGACTTCTTCACCGCCGAAGAACTGGACGACGTGATGTACGAGGCGACCGAGGTTGCCAAGTTCCTGCTGGAGGTCGAGGGCGTCGATCTCACTGTCGAGGAGGAGCTGGACGCCGAAGATCGGATCTCGGCGGTGATGCGGGACGTCCGCGAGTCCAGCGCCGAACTGCGCCACGACCACTCGGAGTGTCCCGAGTGCGGTCACGACCTGACGGCGGACGACTGA